A genomic stretch from Diachasmimorpha longicaudata isolate KC_UGA_2023 chromosome 2, iyDiaLong2, whole genome shotgun sequence includes:
- the LOC135172866 gene encoding alpha-ketoglutarate dehydrogenase component 4, translated as MMASKGWKVVQTHIPLIKFRKGGTARATGGATTAQSAAPGAAPRASATGATGPNVIALPIIDDFQLPPRYQRRPIDEKEIAYINRGGPE; from the exons ATGATGGCATCAAAAGGCTGGAAG GTTGTCCAGACTCACATACCCTTAATTAAATTCAGAAAGGGTGGAACTGCCAGAG CTACGGGAGGTGCGACGACAGCGCAGTCGGCGGCACCAGGGGCGGCGCCGAGAGCCAGTGCCACCGGTGCCACTGGACCTAATGTCATCGCACTGCCTATCATTGATGACTTCCAATTACCACCGAGATATCAGAGGAGACCTAttgatgaaaaagaaattgcCTATATCAAT CGCGGCGGTCCTGAGTGA
- the Hmgcr gene encoding 3-hydroxy-3-methylglutaryl-coenzyme A reductase — protein MLAKLFEIHGSFCAGHPLEVIVTTFTLTACMVNFETGTNAAREGRLSGASSHCWNGRCSSDDQNAVDVIVMTIIRCLAVLFSYHQFRNLQKLGSKYILGIAGLFTVFSSIVFTTSVVNFGRSDMADLKNALFFFLLLIDLNKAGVLAQLALSSRSQEEVRANIARGMSLLGPSITLDTLVEILLIGIGSLSGVKRLEVLCSFACLGVVVNYIVFMTFYPACLALILDLSRGNHGMGTLNADKLLMLHSLNEEDQKPNPVVERVKLIMIAGLFVVHAHSRWPFKHGDGDDTVEGTASPINSHIIINNHNKSKTPEDLKEHLMNWLSVSADNIVILILLLALALKFIFIEDKGDIAKQLRTKKEQHEESPPQEDTSMEILQAPSLDISIRQRFGLNMPIIPGPVFPLSGMGDNWMAVGDDAPVEVEDKEVQTDGKLLTSDETADGSKEEKEPRSIEECREIYRSELGAEALTDTEVIQLVKSKDIPAYQLEKAVGDMERGVGIRRLLVIESAKFTDELNHLPYKSYDYTKVLGSCCENVIGYVPVPVGIAGPLLVDGELIQVPMATTEGCLVASTNRGSRALIKCGVTSRVVADGMTRGPVVRFPNIVRASEAMVWMQDTTNFAEMKRCFDETSRFARLTRIHIRIAGRHLFIRFVAKTGDAMGMNMLSKGTEKSLQCVQRSFTDMEILSLSGNFCTDKKPAAVNWIEGRGKSVVCEAIVPADVVTSVLKTSVHALVDVNINKNLIGSAVAGSVGGFNAHAANIVTAIYIATGQDPAQNVGSSNCMTLMEPWGEDGNDLYISCTMPSIEIGTIGGGTGLPAQSACLSMLGVLGAHESDPGENSSKLARIVCATVLAGELSLMAALTAGHLVKSHLRHNRSSTTMCNSVRLTRSERPRVTVPKTLTELQSIRTDKSDHF, from the exons ATGCTGGCGAAATTGTTTGAGATACATGGCAGCTTCTGCGCTGGTCATCCCCTCGAAGTAATTGTCACGACATTTACACTGACAGCGTGTATGGTGAATTTCGAAACGGGGACTAATGCAGCCAGGGAGGGAAGATTGTCTGGAGCCTCTTCGCATTGTTGGAATGGCAGATGTAGCAGTGAT GATCAAAATGCTGTTGATGTTATTGTCATGACTATCATAAGATGTCTAGCAGTTCTCTTCAGTTATCATCAGTTCCGAAATCTACAAAAACTCGGTTCTAAATATATTTTAG GTATCGCTGGACTGTTTACGGTTTTCTCCAGCATTGTGTTCACGACGAGTGTCGTTAACTTTGGTCGCAGTGACATGGCAGATCTCAA GAACgccctcttttttttcctgctCTTGATTGATCTCAATAAAGCTGGGGTTTTAGCACAGTTAGCACTGAGTTCAAGAAGCCAAGAGGAAGTACGGGCAAATATTGCGCGTGGTATGTCTCTTCTTGGACCATCAATCACTCTTGATACTTTGGTAGAAATTTTGCTGATAGGCATCGGATCATTATCTGGTGTTAAACGCTTAGAGGTTCTCTGCAGTTTTGCCTGTCTTGGAGTCGTTGTTAATTACATCGTATTCATGACATTCTACCCCGCTTGTCTAGCATTGATTCTCGAC CTATCTCGAGGCAACCATGGAATGGGAACACTCAATGCTGACAAGTTATTGATGCTTCATTCACTGAATGAAGAAGACCAGAAACCAAATCCCGTAGTTGAGCGTGTAAAGTTAATCATGATTGCCGGGCTCTTCGTCGTCCATGCACACAG TCGTTGGCCATTCAAACATGGAGATGGTGATGATACAGTAGAGGGAACGGCCTCACCCATAAACTCCcacataataataaacaatcacaATAAATCGAAAACCCCAGAGGACTTGAAAGAGCACTTGATGAATTGGTTGTCCGTGAGTGCTGATAATATAGTCATTCTCATTCTTCTCCTCGCTCTTGCGTTAAAGTTCATTTTCATCGAGGACAAAGGTGATATTGCTAAACAACTGAGAACCAAGAAGGAGCAGCACGAGGAAAGTCCTCCACAGGAAGACACGTCGATGGAGATATTGCAGGCACCATCTCTCGATATATCCATTAGGCAAAGATTCGGTCTCAACATGCCTATCATTCCCGGGCCCGTATTTCCCTTATCCGGAATGGGAGATAATTGGATGGCTGTTGGAGATGATGCTCCAGTAGAAGTTGAGGATAAAGAGGTTCAGACTGATGGCAAACTACTGACTAGTGATGAGACTGCCGATGGAAGTAAAGAAGAGAAGGAGCCTAGGAGCATTGAGGAGTGCCGAGAAATCTATCGCTCTGAG TTGGGAGCTGAGGCTCTAACTGACACCGAGGTAATTCAGCTCGTAAAAAGTAAAGATATTCCAGCCTATCAGCTGGAGAAGGCAGTGGGTGACATGGAGCGAGGTGTAGGCATTCGTCGTCTCCTGGTAATTGAATCAGCAAAATTCACCGATGAATTGAATCACCTACCCTACAAGAGCTATGACTACACGAAAGTCTTGGGTTCTTGCTGTGAGAATGTAATCGGCTACGTACCAGTTCCCGTAGGAATAGCTGGACCATTATTAGTAGATGGGGAGCTCATTCAAGTTCCAATGGCAACAACGGAGGGCTGTTTAGTGGCCTCAACAAATCGAGGTAGTAGAGCACTGATCAAGTGTGGTGTAACCAGTCGAGTTGTGGCTGATGGAATGACAAGAGGTCCAGTCGTTAGATTTCCAAATATCGTGCGTGCGAGTGAGGCGATGGTTTGGATGCAAGATACAACAAATTTTGCAGAGATGAAAAGATGTTTCGATGAAACAAGTCGATTTGCACGATTAACGAGGATACACATTAGAATTGCTGGTAGACATTTGTTCATAAGATTTGTCGCTAAAACTGGTGATGCTATGGGAATGAATATGCTGTCAAAAGGAACAGAGAAATCACTGCAGTGTGTCCAGCGATCATTCACTGACATGGAGATACTTTCACTTAGCGGTAATTTTTGCACTGATAAAAAGCCCGCTGCTGTCAACTGGATTGAAGGCAGGGGCAAGAGTGTTGTCTGCGAAGCTATTGTACCCGCCGATGTTGTCACATCTGTTCTGAAGACCTCTGTACATGCTCTTGTTGatgttaatattaataaaaatttgattggTTCAGCTGTTGCCGGTAGTGTTGGTGGGTTCAATGCACATGCTGCCAATATTGTTACTGCTATTTATATAGCGACCGGCCAGGATCCTGCCCAAAATGTCGGAAGCAGCAATTGTATGACGTTGATGGAACCCTGGGGTGAAGACGGCAATGATCTGTATATTTCCTGCACTATGCCTAGCATTGAGATTGGGACTATTGGGGGTGGTACTGGATTACCTGCTCAGAGTGCTTGTTTGTCCATGCTCGGGGTGCTGGGAGCTCACGAGAGTGATCCTGGAGAAAATTCTAGCAAACTTGCGAGAATTGTTTGTGCCACTGTTCTTGCCGGGGAATTGTCACTCATGGCTGCACTCACTGCCGGTCATCTAGTCAAAAGTCATCTCAGACACAATAG ATCGTCAACAACAATGTGCAATTCCGTAAGATTAACGAGAAGTGAACGCCCACGCGTAACTGTGCCAAAAACTCTAACAGAGCTTCAATCAATTCGCACTGATAAAAGCGATCACTTCTAG
- the LOC135172862 gene encoding DNA repair protein complementing XP-A cells homolog: MSGEQTKEVVEEGGESPHWYKERAERNRQRALLLKKSKLVAHPYAKNADDVAGTQVRQLKVQGKKVIDSGGGFLIEEDDELEREMLEFADEPGPILIDLPTCEECNKQFQESYLMKTFNYNVCDGCRDREDKHSLITKTEAKETYLLRDHDFDLREPPLKFILKANPHRAAHGHMKLYLHVQIEKRALEVWGSEEALVEEKEKRDVKRQETKIKKFNKKVKQLRMEIRSSMYDKTKKATHVHVFGPDTYNEDDDTYTHTCTECEYEETYEKM; the protein is encoded by the exons ATGTCCGGGGAACAGACTAAAGAAGTTGTGGAGGAAGGTGGAGAATCACCCCATTGGTATAAAGAAAGAGCCGAGAGGAATCGACAGAGAGCTctgcttttaaaaaaatctaagcTCGTCGCTCATCCCTATGCCAAGAATGCAGA TGATGTGGCTGGTACACAGGTGAGACAACTGAAGGTTCAAGGGAAAAAAGTGATCGACAGTGGAGgtggttttttaattgaagaagATGATGAGTTGGAACGAGAAATG CTGGAATTTGCAGATGAGCCAGGTCCAATTTTGATCGATCTACCAACGTGTGAAGAATGTAATAAACAATTCCAAGAATCCTACCTCATGAAGACCTTCAATTACAACGTCTGTGACGGATGCAGAGATCGTGAGGATAAGCACAGTCTTATAACCAAAACCGAGGCGAAAGAAACCTATCTCCTCCGTGATCACGATTTTGATCTGAGAGAGCCACCACTGAAATTTATCCTCAAAGCAAATCCACACAGAGCAGCTCACGGCCACATGAAGCTATATCTCCATGTTCAGAtagagaaaagagctctcgaGGTTTGGGGGTCAGAGGAAGCGTTGGTCGAGGAGAAGGAAAAACGTGATGTTAAGAGGCAGGAGacgaagattaaaaaatttaataagaaaGTTAAACAGTTGAGGATGGAAATCAGAAGCTCAATGTATGATAAGACTAAAAAGGCAACGCATGTCCATGTATTTGGGCCCGATACGTACAATGAAGATGATGATACTTATACTCACACGTGCACTGAATGTGAATACGAAGAAACTTATGAAAAGATGTAG